A single genomic interval of Pyrus communis chromosome 5, drPyrComm1.1, whole genome shotgun sequence harbors:
- the LOC137735586 gene encoding UDP-glucose flavonoid 3-O-glucosyltransferase 7-like codes for METKSHEQLHIFFFPYMIQGHFIPLINMAKLFASRGVKSTLITTPLNAPLFSKEIQSSKKLGFDVEILVIKFPTEEVGLPQGCENGNLATTSEMNEKFIKATFLLQPQIEQILDEHRPHCLVADVFFPWATDVAAKFGIPRIIFHGIGFFALCASLSVALYEPHAKLSSDSEVFTIPNFPVEIKLTRSQMPTFPKQSSEFTKLFKEAMESEEKSYGFIVNSFYELEPAFADHYRTVFGRKAWHIGPVSSVSKAADDEASLDRHECLNWLNSKKPNSVVYICFGSTTNFIDSQLLEIAAGLEASGQEFIWVVKREKNDKEEWLPEGFEKRMEGKGVIIRGWAPQVPILEHEAIGAFVTHCGWNSILEGVSAGVPMITWPVSADQFYNEKLVTEVLKTGVVVGVKQWGTVLDVKKEASVKREAIEKAVNQVMVSEEADGMRGRARALREMATRAVEEGGSSFSDLTSLIQELGSPGA; via the coding sequence ATGGAAACTAAATCCCACGAGCAGCTtcacattttcttcttcccatATATGATTCAAGGCCACTTCATACCCCTTATAAACATGGCCAAACTATTTGCTTCTCGTGGTGTAAAATCCACCCTAATAACCACCCCTCTCAATGCCCCTCTCTTTTCCAAAGAAATCCAAAGCAGCAAGAAGTTGGGATTCGACGTTGAAATTCTTGTCATCAAGTTCCCAACTGAGGAAGTAGGGTTGCCTCAAGGATGTGAAAATGGTAACCTAGCTACCACCAGTGAGATGAACGAAAAGTTCATCAAAGCCACCTTCCTTCTTCAACCACAAATTGAGCAGATTTTAGACGAACACCGCCCTCATTGCCTTGTTGCAGACGTTTTCTTTCCTTGGGCAACAGATGTTGCTGCCAAGTTTGGTATTCCCAGGATCATATTTCATGGCATCGGTTTTTTCGCTTTGTGTGCTTCTCTTAGTGTGGCCTTGTACGAGCCTCACGCGAAGCTGTCTTCTGATTCAGAAGTTTTTACTATTCCTAATTTTCCAGTTGAGATCAAGCTGACAAGAAGCCAAATGCCGACTTTTCCCAAGCAAAGTTCTGAATTCACCAAGTTGTTTAAAGAGGCGATGGAGAGCGAGGAAAAGAGCTATGGGTTCATTGTCAACAGCTTTTATGAACTTGAACCGGCTTTTGCAGACCATTACAGGACAGTGTTTGGGAGGAAGGCATGGCATATAGGCCCGGTTTCCTCAGTCAGTAAGGCAGCAGATGACGAAGCCTCCCTTGATCGGCACGAGTGCTTGAATTGGCTTAATTCTAAGAAACCCAATTCAGTTGTTTACATATGTTTCGGAAGTACAACCAATTTCATTGACTCTCAGCTCCTAGAAATTGCAGCGGGGCTTGAGGCTTCTGGGCAGGAGTTCATTTGGGTTgtgaagagagaaaagaatgaTAAAGAAGAGTGGCTCCCCGAAGGGTTTGAGAAGAGAATGGAAGGTAAAGGAGTgattataagaggttgggctccGCAAGTGCCGATTCTTGAGCACGAAGCAATCGGAGCCTTCGTGACTCATTGTGGGTGGAACTCTATCCTTGAAGGAGTGTCTGCTGGGGTGCCAATGATCACATGGCCCGTGTCGGCTGACCAGTTTTACAATGAGAAGTTGGTGACTGAGGTACTGAAAACTGgggttgttgttggtgttaAACAATGGGGTACAGTTCTAGATGTGAAGAAGGAAGCCAGTGTGAAGAGGGAAGCCATAGAAAAGGCTGTAAATCAAGTGATGGTGAGTGAAGAAGCAGATGGAATGAGAGGCAGAGCCAGGGCACTTAGAGAGATGGCAACGAGGGCTGTTGAAGAAGGTGGTTCATCTTTCTCAGATTTAACTTCTCTAATTCAGGAATTGGGGTCCCCTG